DNA sequence from the Peptoniphilus sp. GNH genome:
CACCTTCCTTTTTCTGTGTAGCTTTTGTTGTCTTTATTTTTTCAATATAGGATCCACCACGTCTAATTATTTCATCATAGCGAGACTCGGAGACCTCAAAGGTCTCCCCCTCGCTTCTAAGCACGTCTTCCTTTAAGTCGTAAAACTCGACTAATACCTTAACTTTCATAGTTTTAACCTTATGCTGCCGGTGTCAATTTGGCTTTTAAAATAGCCTTTCTATTTTTTTCAGGAACATATTTTCCATACTTAGCAGCAGCTTGAATAGCAACTCCTGCAAAATCTTCAGAGTCAAGGACTCTGTAAACCTCAATTCCTACACCAGCAACACCAATATTATCGGCAGCAAAGTAAATTTGTTCTCCCTTTTGGAAATACTCATCAGCAAGCTCAACAATATTAAAGCCTTTAAATTTATAGATTTCTTGTTTGTCAACATCTGCCCCAGAGTGCTTAGCTGTAGTAGCTAACTTAGAATCCACGATGATAGAATAAACATCTGCATTTACATAAGCAGTCCAAACTATATCGCTTGTTACTTTATTATTTATAAATTTCTTATGTGCATCGTTAAAAGTTTTAATTATATCGTCTTCTTTTAATGCACCAGTAAGAGTTTCACCTGCATTATCAGATATTGCCTTTGATAATAGCTTGTTTATTTCCTCAACCCAAGCTTCAGCATGTAACCCAGATCTTTCAGCTATAACTTGATCTGCATTGTCATTTACAGTAAAGTTATCAACACCCTCGTGAATTGCAAGAGGTGCTTCATACTTAACAGTAGCATCTACAGATTTAATTTCTTTTCTATTGCCAAATCTATTTGAGTTACCTGTTCCCGTTCCAAAGGCTACATTTTCACCCATGTCGTATTTTTGAATAACAACATCTGTATCAGAAATCTTAAGTTTCATAAACTCATCTGAGTTGGTAATTCCGTCCTTAACTTGTAGCTTTCCCCCAAAAGTATTTAAAAAATGTTGTTTCTTAACAAATACATCTTGTAATAAACCTGCATATTGTGCAGTGTACATTTTAATTGCCATAATTTATAACCTCTTTTCTTATTTATATTTTTCTCTCAGTAGACTCCAAGCATCAGCCTTTGGCTTTTGATTGGCCACACTTGGAGTCTTTCCCTTAAGCCTTTCCTCTACACCCTTTTGTACCTCTGCTTCATACACCTCTTTAAAAGCCTTAATGTTTTCATTGGTTGTTTCTGCATCAGCCCCCATTAAAAAGTCTTTAAAAGCTATAGGGACATTTTCCTCACTTAGCCTATCTATAGTATCTCTTTCTAAGTACACACGATTAAGCTCAGCCTTAGTTTCTTCAAGCTCTTTCAATTGCTTAGCTTGTAGTTCCTTCTCTCTTTCTTCCTGAGTAAGCTTAGCAAGTCTAGCCGCTTCCTTTTTCTCTTCCGCAGCTTCCTTGTCCCACTTTTCGCGTGCTGTCTTAATAGCTTCAGTAACCCTTTTATCTGTTTCAGATTGCACCTTTGCTTTTAACTCTTCTTCAGTATAAGTTTTACTTTCTGCTTGTTTATCAGATTCATTTTTCTGAATTTCTTTTGTCTCTAATTCTTGACCCTCTAAGTCCTCTGTCCTTACAGTTTCAATATCTGGCATATTTAGCCCTCCTTTAAATTTTTATATTTAAAAAGCAGCCTTTTACAGCTGCTTAATAAAACTTATTTGATTTTTCACGATTAACTCACTATTAAATGTGTAATTTTAACGTTTTTTTAACTTTTACTCACGATTACCTCGCGATTAATCACTAAGTTCACAACATTAACGCACTTTATCGTAAGTCTTTTTAAATATTTCAGCCTTACAAGGATAAAATTCTCCATTGACCCCTTTAATAATAAAGTCACCCTCTGTTACTTTCATACAACCCTCAAGCGTCTCAACATAATATTCATTGTCATGTGGATTATATCTAAGCAAATTACAAAAATCTAACGATCTACCTATATGTTCTTTTTCATATTTTATAGCTTCAATAACTATTGGTTTCTTTACATATTTCATAGCTTCCTCCAATAAAAAAGCACATCTAACAACCTACCCTGTAAATTATTAGCGTGCTTCTTGTTCTCTTTGCTCTCTTCTCTTTTTCATAAATTCAGCAAGTTTTCTTCTATTCTCTTCTCCTTGCTTTTCTTGTTCAGGTGTTAGTTCATGATATCCTTCAGATTCATATCTTGCTTGAATAATCTCAGCAACTTTTTTATCTGTTAATTTCTCTTTCATTTTATCACTCACCTACTATATAGACATCTAAGCCTTATTAGAATGCTTTCTTTCTATATAGTCTTTTCCGTACATCTTTCTTCCATAATCTTCTATTTCTTTCCATCTTTCATCTATAGCCTTTTCAGTGGCAATTCTTTCTTCTTCAGAAGCATAGATATTTGGTCTCTCTGATTCTATTCTAGCCCAATAGTTCTCTTCAAGCTCTTTTTTTGAAATTTTTTTCATTTCATTACTCCTTAACTACATAAATGTCTAAACCATTATTAGCAATCTTCTTTAAATTACATCCGCTATTCAACAGAAATTCTCTTTGATACTTATAACCAGGTTGTGCGACCGTTTCAATATATGAGCCCTTAGTTCCTTTAGGTACAATTATTGCTACATTAGGCTTCTTTCCAAATACCCCTCGTTTTGCAACGGAGGTGCTCAAAAATCTATTTACTTGTCCTTTTAGATTATTTGGATTCTTATCTTTTCTATATACAATTATATCATGTTTTAATGTGTTTTTCATCAAGGCTTGATGAATGTTGTTGGCTTGTCTTACAATAATTTCTTTTTCTTTGCTATCTGCAGGTGTATATCTATATTCTAAATACCCATTTATTTTTTCAAATAACCTTAAACCATCTGAATCTACTCCGTTATATGTGTATTTATTGATAGCTTTCTTTTCGTCATCAGTTAGCCTATCAACCCATTCCTTTGAATCATTCCTTAATGTATTTACAACCTTAGATGATTCCAATGGATCATAACCATTAATCCTTGCAATTTCTTCAACACTCTTATTGTAAACAACCTCAGTAACGTACTCAACATAACATCTACAATTTATGTCTTCTGCAGCTATACCAGTGCTCTTTGGATATAAGCAGGTAGCTCCACTTGGTAAAGTAAACTCATCATCATATGGTACTTTAATGCCTTCCATAGCTTGATGTGTATCTCTTACCGCCTCATCTCCCATAGTATGCCATACTTTAAAAACTTGTACTGATTCATTCTCTGCAATATCTTCAAACGCTTGGTACTTGCTGTCTTCAAGCACTCTTGCACCTTCCGTCCTTGCTATTCTAA
Encoded proteins:
- a CDS encoding capsid protein; translated protein: MAIKMYTAQYAGLLQDVFVKKQHFLNTFGGKLQVKDGITNSDEFMKLKISDTDVVIQKYDMGENVAFGTGTGNSNRFGNRKEIKSVDATVKYEAPLAIHEGVDNFTVNDNADQVIAERSGLHAEAWVEEINKLLSKAISDNAGETLTGALKEDDIIKTFNDAHKKFINNKVTSDIVWTAYVNADVYSIIVDSKLATTAKHSGADVDKQEIYKFKGFNIVELADEYFQKGEQIYFAADNIGVAGVGIEVYRVLDSEDFAGVAIQAAAKYGKYVPEKNRKAILKAKLTPAA
- a CDS encoding DUF4355 domain-containing protein produces the protein MPDIETVRTEDLEGQELETKEIQKNESDKQAESKTYTEEELKAKVQSETDKRVTEAIKTAREKWDKEAAEEKKEAARLAKLTQEEREKELQAKQLKELEETKAELNRVYLERDTIDRLSEENVPIAFKDFLMGADAETTNENIKAFKEVYEAEVQKGVEERLKGKTPSVANQKPKADAWSLLREKYK